The following DNA comes from Arthrobacter sp. SLBN-83.
CAACGGCCTTGCTGCACAGGTGGAAGCCATCGAGACGGCACCCTCCAACGGCGCGGCGTCCAGCCCTGCTGCTACGACCGACTCCGGGTCGTCGGCGAACGCAGCGACGGCTGTACGCGTTCTCCCGCTGGGCAAGGCTGTCCTCCCCAGCAGCCCCACCTCGCCCAACACGAAGCTGAACCTCGCCTTGGGTGCTCTCGTCGGGCTGGCTCTCGGCGTGGCCTACGCCCTCATCCGCCGCCACCTGGACCGCCGCATCCGCCGGGCTGCAGACATAGAACGGCTGTTCGGCGTGCCTGTGATCGGTACCCTCCCGGTGGATCACCGCCTGGATGGGAAGAGCACCATTGTGGAGGCCGGCACCGCCGAACAGCTTCATGATGCCGGTGGGGCTATGGCAGAAGCTCTCCGCGAGCTGCGCACCAACCTCAGCTTCCTTGACGTGGACCAGCCGCCCCGGGTCATCGTTGTCACCAGTTCGCTCCAGGCAGAGGGAAAGTCGACCGTAACTGCCAATCTCGCGGTCACCATGGCCGCAGCGGGTGAAAACGTAGTGGTGGTCGACGGCGACCTTCGCCGGCCCACGCTGGTGGACGTTTTCAATCTTGTTCCTGGTGTCGGGGTCACCGATGTGCTCACCGGCACGGCGGATCTAGCTGATGTCCTTCAGCCTTGGGGTGCCTTGCCGAACCTTTCAGTTTTGGGGTCGGGGCGTATCCCGCCCAACCCCAGTGAGCTGCTCGGGTCCCGGGCCATGAAGAACATGCTGGCGGCTTTGGCGAAGGATGCCGTGGTCCTCATCGACGCGCCACCGCTTCTTCCCGTGACGGATGCTGCTGTCCTTTCCCGGGCGGCCGATGGCGCAATCCTTGTCATCCGGACCGGCAAGACCACCCAGGAGCAGCTGGACCAGTCCCTGGGAAACCTCGAGAAGGTCAAGGGACGGGTACTGGGCGCCGTCCTCAACTATGTTCCCAGCAAAGGACGGGACGCCTATTCCTACTATGGAACGTACACAGCTGCGTCCGCTTCGTCCGCGGAGACGGCTTCCGCTCACGGCCGGGATGAAGAGAACACTTTGGGAGCGCTGGAAGCAGCGGCGGGTGGCCGCAGAGCAAGGGTCTAGAGTGCTGTGACTTATGCTTCCCGTAAAACGCAGCTCGAGATCCCGGAGGGTGTGCTCCTGGGGCATGCCCTCGTGGCGCGCCTGGCGGACGGTCTGGGCATCAGGGTCTTCTTCATCAAAGGGCCTGCCAGCGTCCTCCAGGGGCTCCGCGAAGCCAAGCTGTCGGCAGACGTCGACGTCTTCGTGGATTCCGCCGGGCTTGAGGACTTACTGGAGGGTCTCCATGAACGGGGCTGGCGTGAACGGCCCGTGGACCCGGACAGGACGGTCCCCACGCACTCCATTACGGTCCACCATCCGGGGTGGCCCTGCTGTATCGACATCCATTTCCGGTTTCCCGGCATGGAAAAACCCGAGCGTGACTGCTTCGAGAGCTTGTGGGCGAACACCGAGACCCTGTCACTTGCCGGCCAGCGGCTGAAAATTCCTGCCAAGGAGCTTGGTGTCCTATTTCTGGCCTTGCACGCCCTGCGCGCTCCCGCTCTGCCTGCTTCCCAACACGAGCTTGAGTACCTAACTGACCTCACGCGCAGGGAGGATATGTCCGAGGCGCTCCTGGAGCTCGCTGGGGCCACAGGCTCCCTAGCGGCTGTTCGACCCTTCCTGGAAGGGCTCCTTCCCCGGACAATCGCAGTTGTATGGCCGGAGCCCTCAACGGAGTGGTGCAACCGCATGGCAGCCCAGGAGCCCGGCAGCGCACGTCTCGCCGCTATCTTCCAGGCGCCGTGGAGCGAGAAACCAAGGATGGTTTGGGGTGCGCTCTTTCCACGGCCAGAGGTTTTCCTCAGTGGGAACATCTATGCGGACATGTCGCTGGTTGGACAACTCAGGCAGCATCGTGCCCGGTGGGCCCGGTTTATACGTGCCCTGCCGCGCATCATTCGGGGCCTCCGCAAGCTCTTATCCAGCGGTAGTTGAGCCGCTCGAACTTTGCATCCAATTGCCGGTTACCCTGCGAAATTTGTTAAGGTTCAGCTATGACTACGGGGAAAGCTATTACCAAAGCCGTCATTCCTGCTGCCGGATTGGGAACTCGCTTCCTGCCCGCCACCAAGGCAATGCCGAAGGAAATGTTGCCGGTGGTTGACCGGCCTGCCATCCAATACGTGGTGGAGGAAGCGATCGATGCGGGCCTCTCGGACCTGCTGATGATCACAGGCCGTAACAAGCGTGCCCTGGAGGACCACTTCGACCGCGAGCCGGGCCTGGAAGCTGCTCTGGAGGCCAAAGGGGACAAGGACAAGCTAGGGCTGGTGGAGTATGCCTCCAACCTGGGTCCCATCCACTACGTACGCCAGGGCGAGGCCAAGGGCCTGGGGCACGCAGTGCTCTGCGCGCAGCAGCACGTGGGTGACGAGCCCTTCGCCGTGCTCCTGGGTGACGACCTCATCGACGAGGCAGAGAACCTGCTAGGCACCATGATGGAGGTGCAGCAAAAGACCGGCGGTTCCGTGATCGCACTGATCGAGGTTGATCCGTCACAGATCAGCGCCTACGGCTGCGCTGACGTAACTGCCGTGGAAGGCGAGGACTACGTCCGCGTCAACAGCCTGGTGGAGAAGCCCGCTGCTGCGGACGCACCCTCCAACCTGGCGGTCATCGGCCGCTACGTGCTGCATCACAGCGTGTTCAGCGTCCTGGAGAACACGGAGCCTGGCCGCGGCAACGAGATTCAGCTGACCGATGCCCTGCAGACGCTTGCCGCCGGCGAGGGTGAGGGCTCCGGCGTTTACGGCGTGGTCTTCAAGGGCCGCCGCTACGACACCGGCGACAAGCTGAGCTACCTCAAGGCAGTCATCACCCTCGCGTCCGAGCGAGTGGAGTTCGGTGAGGACCTGAAGACCTGGATGAAGAGCTTCGTGGGCTGAATCAGCTTCTAGCGCTTCTGGGAGGCCCGCTGCCGAAAGGTGGCGGGTCTCCCTTTTTTCGCAGCCCAGGCAGCAAGCAGAGCCCCAATGACAGCACCTGACGTGTTGGTCAAGATATCTGACGGGCTTGCAAAGCGGGCGTGGAGAAACAGGAGCTGCCCCAGTTCAATACAGCCGGAGACCAGCAGGCCGAAAGCGCCGATTTGCGACCAGTGTTTTGTCGAAAATGCCAGGGAAGCCACAAATCCGACGGGCACAAAAAGGGCTACGTTGGCTAACGCTTCTATGAACTGATAGTTGAACCAGCGGGGAATACCGTGACCGTGAAGAAAGCTGAGGACCGCTGCGAGCTGCCCTGATACTGGTTTGTCCACCGGTGATGGCCAAAACGCGATGAAGGCCAAGGGTATGGCCATCACAGCAAGGACCAGCTGCCAAAGCCGGTGGTTAGAAAGGAGCCTCAAACGAGCCTCAGGAGGCTCTTAGAAGGGCGAACGCGGCTGTCCCCACCGCTGCGGCGGCCAGAAGTAGCAGGAGCGACCAACGTGTCACTTGGGGCCGGGGGAGCGGGATGGAAAAGTCGTACACCCGTGGTTCTCTGCGCCAATGTCTCCCCATAGATCAAATTGATACCACATAAAGCAAAAGGTGGGTGCTTCTCCGTTTCCGGAAAAGCACCCACCTTCATGGTGCAAGTAGACGTAGTGCCTATGCAGCAGCTTCTGCCTTGGCCCGGCGGCGAACCACTACAACGGACGTTGCGCCGGCGGCCACTGCACCTGCGCCGACCAGGGTCCAGAGGACGAGGCCGGAATCAGCGCCGGTGTTGGCCAAGTTGGAGCCTGAGTTGGCCAGGGCTGAATTGC
Coding sequences within:
- a CDS encoding VanZ family protein, producing the protein MAFIAFWPSPVDKPVSGQLAAVLSFLHGHGIPRWFNYQFIEALANVALFVPVGFVASLAFSTKHWSQIGAFGLLVSGCIELGQLLFLHARFASPSDILTNTSGAVIGALLAAWAAKKGRPATFRQRASQKR
- a CDS encoding polysaccharide biosynthesis tyrosine autokinase, with protein sequence MSTAAAPAETAPALDLADYLNVFRTYWKAIIAFTLLATMAAAGWTVLQPKIYSSDSSGIVVTPGSDNVSLALAGDSLAKAKVKDYESVAKSRLVADRVIQALDLKTSGDALLGSISIKVPLDTAQITVTAKSTDPATAQRVADAWVNGLAAQVEAIETAPSNGAASSPAATTDSGSSANAATAVRVLPLGKAVLPSSPTSPNTKLNLALGALVGLALGVAYALIRRHLDRRIRRAADIERLFGVPVIGTLPVDHRLDGKSTIVEAGTAEQLHDAGGAMAEALRELRTNLSFLDVDQPPRVIVVTSSLQAEGKSTVTANLAVTMAAAGENVVVVDGDLRRPTLVDVFNLVPGVGVTDVLTGTADLADVLQPWGALPNLSVLGSGRIPPNPSELLGSRAMKNMLAALAKDAVVLIDAPPLLPVTDAAVLSRAADGAILVIRTGKTTQEQLDQSLGNLEKVKGRVLGAVLNYVPSKGRDAYSYYGTYTAASASSAETASAHGRDEENTLGALEAAAGGRRARV
- the galU gene encoding UTP--glucose-1-phosphate uridylyltransferase GalU translates to MTTGKAITKAVIPAAGLGTRFLPATKAMPKEMLPVVDRPAIQYVVEEAIDAGLSDLLMITGRNKRALEDHFDREPGLEAALEAKGDKDKLGLVEYASNLGPIHYVRQGEAKGLGHAVLCAQQHVGDEPFAVLLGDDLIDEAENLLGTMMEVQQKTGGSVIALIEVDPSQISAYGCADVTAVEGEDYVRVNSLVEKPAAADAPSNLAVIGRYVLHHSVFSVLENTEPGRGNEIQLTDALQTLAAGEGEGSGVYGVVFKGRRYDTGDKLSYLKAVITLASERVEFGEDLKTWMKSFVG
- a CDS encoding nucleotidyltransferase family protein, which codes for MTYASRKTQLEIPEGVLLGHALVARLADGLGIRVFFIKGPASVLQGLREAKLSADVDVFVDSAGLEDLLEGLHERGWRERPVDPDRTVPTHSITVHHPGWPCCIDIHFRFPGMEKPERDCFESLWANTETLSLAGQRLKIPAKELGVLFLALHALRAPALPASQHELEYLTDLTRREDMSEALLELAGATGSLAAVRPFLEGLLPRTIAVVWPEPSTEWCNRMAAQEPGSARLAAIFQAPWSEKPRMVWGALFPRPEVFLSGNIYADMSLVGQLRQHRARWARFIRALPRIIRGLRKLLSSGS